A single Aspergillus chevalieri M1 DNA, chromosome 3, nearly complete sequence DNA region contains:
- the TUB2 gene encoding beta-tubulin (COG:Z;~EggNog:ENOG410PIDE;~InterPro:IPR013838,IPR023123,IPR008280,IPR036525, IPR037103,IPR000217,IPR018316,IPR017975,IPR002453, IPR003008;~PFAM:PF03953,PF00091;~antiSMASH:Cluster_3.3;~go_component: GO:0005874 - microtubule [Evidence IEA];~go_function: GO:0003924 - GTPase activity [Evidence IEA];~go_function: GO:0005200 - structural constituent of cytoskeleton [Evidence IEA];~go_function: GO:0005525 - GTP binding [Evidence IEA];~go_process: GO:0007017 - microtubule-based process [Evidence IEA]) — MREIVHLQTGQCGNQIGAAFWQTISGEHGLDGSGVYNGSSDLQLERMNVYFNEASNNKYVPRAVLVDLEPGTMDAVRAGPFGQLFRPDNFVFGQSGAGNNWAKGHYTEGAELVDNVVDVVRREAEACDCLQGFQITHSLGGGTGAGMGTLLISKIREEFPDRMMATFSVVPSPKVSDTVVEPYNATLSVHQLVEHSDETFCIDNEALYDICMRTLKLSNPSYGDLNHLVSAVMSGVTTCLRFPGQLNSDLRKLAVNMVPFPRLHFFMVGFAPLTSRSSHGFRAVTVPELTQQMFDPKNMMAASDFRNGRYLTCSAIFRGKVSMKEVEDQMRNVQNKNQTYFVEWIPNNVQTALCSIPPRNLKMSSTFVGNSTSIQELFKRVGDQFTAMFRRKAFLHWYTGEGMDEMEFTEAESNMNDLVSEYQQYQDASISEGEEDYAEEEPLEGEE, encoded by the exons ATGCGTGAGATT GTTCACCTCCAAACCGGCCAGTGT GGCAACCAAATAGGTGCTGCTTTCTG GCAGACTATCTCCGGCGAGCACGGTCTCGACGGCTCTGGTGT CTACAATGGCTCCTCCGACCTCCAGTTGGAGCGTATGAACGTCTACTTCAACGAG GCCTCCAACAACAAATATGTCCCCCGTGCCGTCCTCGTCGACCTTGAGCCCGGTACCATGGACGCCGTCCGTGCCGGTCCCTTCGGCCAGCTCTTCCGTCCCGATAACTTCGTTTTCGGTCAGTCCGGTGCCGGTAACAACTGGGCCAAGGGTCACTACACTGAGGGTGCTGAGCTCGTTGACAATGTTGTCGACGTTGTCCGTCGTGAGGCTGAGGCCTGTGACTGCCTCCAGGGTTTCCAGATCACTCACTCCCTCGGTGGTGGTACCGGTGCCGGTATGGGTACCCTCCTGATCTCCAAGATCCGTGAGGAGTTCCCCGACCGTATGATGGCCACCTTCTCCGTCGTTCCTTCCCCCAAGGTCTCCGACACCGTTGTCGAGCCTTACAACGCTACCCTCTCCGTCCACCAGCTTGTTGAGCACTCGGACGAGACCTTCTGTATTGACAACGAGGCTCTGTACGACATTTGCATGCGTACCCTCAAGCTCTCCAACCCCTCGTACGGTGACCTGAACCACCTGGTCTCCGCCGTCATGTCCGGCGTCACCACCTGTCTCCGTTTCCCTGGTCAGCTCAACTCGGACCTCCGCAAGTTGGCCGTCAACATGGTTCCCTTCCCTCGTCTCCACTTCTTCATGGTTGGCTTCGCTCCCCTCACCAGCCGCAGCAGCCACGGCTTCCGCGCCGTCACCGTCCCCGAGTTGACCCAGCAGATGTTCGACCCCAAGAACATGATGGCCGCCTCGGACTTCCGCAACGGCCGCTACCTTACCTGTTCGGCCATCTTCCGCGGTAAGGTCTCCATGAAGGAGGTCGAGGACCAGATGCGCAACGTCCAGAACAAGAACCAGACCTACTTCGTCGAGTGGATTCCCAACAATGTCCAGACCGCTCTTTGCTCGATTCCTCCCCGCAACCTCAAGATGTCGTCCACCTTTGTCGGTAACTCGACCTCGATCCAGGAGCTCTTCAAGCGTGTCGGTGACCAGTTCACTGCCATGTTCCGCCGCAAGGCTTTCTTGCATTGGTACACTGGTGAGGGTATGGATGAGATGGAGTTCACTGAGGCTGAGAGCAACATGAACGACCTTGTCTCTGAGTACCAGCAGTACCAGGACGCCTCCATCTCCGAGGGTGAGGAGGATTA CGCTGAGGAGGAGCCTCTCGAGGGTGAGGAGTAA
- a CDS encoding N-acyl homoserine lactonase family protein (COG:S;~EggNog:ENOG410PM9B;~InterPro:IPR001279,IPR036866;~PFAM:PF00753;~antiSMASH:Cluster_3.4) — protein sequence MSAIQNQLQQGAVPSSVSNVCPPGTKFHVLEVGWLECDEGFVVRGGNTSMKSNEKESFVNKRREMPMYCILIDHPHEGLILWETGCGKDYPEVWGPAVSDIFARVKYEPQHELRAAVEATGNKIENVKKIIIGHLHLDHAGGLDEFLDNKEVEVWVHEKELLSAFWSVATGADAGVYLGHYLELSLNWKTFTDERLDFCQGITLHHLPGHTDGLVGMQINMLETGTFLFISDHCHVIENWRDGIPQGWLARDHPAWFRSTQRLKHLERITKGQVIPGHDKETFLALQRQAQVFT from the exons ATGTCCGCAATCCAGAATCAACTCCAACAAGGCGCTGTCCCTAGCTCTGTGTCGAATGTCTGCCCGCCAGGCACCAAATTCCACGTCTTGGAAGTTGGATGGCTTGAGTGTGACGAAGGCTTCGTGGTTCGAGGCGGCAACACAAGCATGAAAAGCAACGAGAAAGAGTCTTTCGTCAACAAAAGACGAGAGATGCCCATGTACTGCATCTTGATCGACCATCCCCATGAGGGTCTGATTCTTTGGGAGACTGGCTGTGGCAAGGACTATCCCGAGGTCTGGGGCCCGGCTGTGTCTGATATCTTTGCTCGTGTGAAGTATGAACCTCAGCACGAGCTCCGCGCAGCAGTAGAGGCGACGGGCAACAAAATCGAAAATGTCAAGAAGATCATCATTGGCCATCTTCATTTGGATCATGCAGGAGGCCTCGACGAGTTTTTGGACAACAAAGAAGTTGAGGTCTGGGTCCACGAGAAAGAACTACTATCTGCATTCTGGTCCGTCGCCACGGGAGCTGATGCTGGAGTGTATTTGGGACATTACCTTGAATTGTCGTT GAACTGGAAAACCTTCACGGATGAGCGCTTGGACTTCTGTCAGGGCATCACTCTCCACCACTTGCCCGGACATACGGATGGTTTGGTTGGGATGCAAATCAACATGCTTGAGACAGGtaccttcctcttcatcagtGATCATTGCCATGTCATTGAGAAT TGGCGTGATGGAATTCCTCAAGGATGGTTGGCAAGAGATCACCCAGCCTGGTTCAGGAGCACTCAGCGTCTCAAGCACCTTGAGCGGATTACGAAGGGCCAAGTTATTCCCGGGCACGATAAGGAAACATTTCTAGCGCTTCAGAGGCAAGCCCAGGTTTTTACCTGA
- a CDS encoding uncharacterized protein (CAZy:GH49;~COG:S;~EggNog:ENOG410PWEQ;~InterPro:IPR012334,IPR035953,IPR011050,IPR005192, IPR041274,IPR041402,IPR023226;~PFAM:PF18783,PF03718,PF18841,PF17433;~SECRETED:SignalP(1-19);~go_function: GO:0004553 - hydrolase activity, hydrolyzing O-glycosyl compounds [Evidence IEA]): protein MRSAAYFFTFSVAFQLAQAAVTANNSQLLTWWHNTGEINTQTPVADDNVRQSGLYSVQVRTTPGQTSPYYDSFVYEAIPANGMSDQLQYTQSYNQTQAWTSFLYSRDATVKISRNASYSSSNIVIRPTTLNFPVRYDNNSVYITVPYSPHGYRFSVEFDDDLISLAPSGAKQPSRALLIFASPFENSSLKPQSDSSNAIAPKPGRVLGLNTTTASTVIFNPGVYYFTGQDHMVLSPSVTWVYIAPGAYVKGAVEFLSTASEVKVSGHGVLSGEQYVWYADPDVGYQKATGANNNGLRMWRGTLGNSSQTFILNGVTASAPPFNSMDWTGNSLDLITCRVNDYKQVGAFYGQTDGLEMYPGSIVQDVFYHTNDDGLKMYYSNVTAQNIIMWKESVAPVVEFGWTPRSTENVLFDKIDVIHQAYQSAYNNPGIFSAVNNYLYAPDGLSSNHSTGNSNMTVRNITWSNFRAEGPSSALFRINPIQNLDNISIKNVFIETFEPSSLNTTDSWMPVWYDINNGKQITVTDFSIESFTVGNTTITANNAASVGQIDGVDPAYAASVHYE, encoded by the coding sequence ATGCGCTCCGCAGCGTACTTTTTTACCTTTTCTGTGGCCTTCCAACTCGCCCAAGCTGCTGTGACAGCGAACAACAGCCAACTGCTCACCTGGTGGCATAACACCGGTGAGATCAACACCCAGACCCCAGTTGCCGATGATAATGTGCGCCAGTCAGGACTCTACTCGGTCCAAGTCCGCACTACTCCCGGTCAAACCAGCCCCTACTATGATTCCTTCGTCTATGAAGCTATTCCCGCAAATGGAATGTCGGACCAGTTGCAGTATACGCAAAGCTACAACCAAACCCAGGCGTGGACTTCATTCCTTTACTCTCGCGACGCCACTGTGAAAATTAGCCGGAATGCTTCCTATTCCAGCAGCAACATCGTCATTCGCCCCACAACTCTGAACTTCCCGGTGAGATACGACAACAACAGCGTTTACATCACCGTTCCTTACAGCCCCCATGGATACCGCTTCTCGGTCGAGTTTGACGATGATCTGATTTCCCTTGCTCCCAGTGGTGCGAAGCAACCTTCCCGTGCGCTCCTGATCTTTGCAAGCCCGTTCGAGAACTCCTCGCTCAAGCCCCAATCGGACTCCTCCAACGCCATCGCCCCGAAACCAGGACGGGTCCTCGGTCTTAACACTACAACTGCATCGACGGTCATCTTCAACCCGGGCGTGTACTACTTCACCGGTCAAGACCACATGGTTCTTAGCCCCAGTGTGACTTGGGTCTACATCGCCCCCGGCGCATACGTGAAAGGCGCCGTGGAGTTCCTGTCCACCGCATCCGAGGTGAAAGTCAGCGGCCATGGGGTTCTTTCCGGAGAGCAATACGTCTGGTATGCCGATCCGGATGTTGGATACCAAAAGGCCACCGGGGCCAACAACAACGGACTCCGAATGTGGCGCGGGACTCTGGGCAACAGCAGCCAGACATTTATCCTGAATGGTGTGACCGCCAGCGCTCCTCCGTTCAACAGCATGGACTGGACTGGAAACAGTCTGGATCTGATCACATGCAGAGTCAATGATTATAAGCAGGTCGGCGCGTTCTATGGCCAGACTGACGGGTTGGAAATGTACCCTGGCTCGATTGTACAGGATGTGTTTTACCATACCAATGATGATGGCTTGAAGATGTATTACTCGAACGTGACAGCGCAGAATATCATCATGTGGAAGGAGAGCGTGGCTCCGGTGGTCGAGTTTGGATGGACACCCAGAAGCACAGAGAATGTTCTATTCGACAAAATCGATGTCATCCATCAAGCATACCAAAGTGCATACAACAATCCGGGCATCTTTAGCGCAGTCAACAACTACCTCTACGCTCCTGATGGCCTTTCTTCAAATCACTCAACAGGCAACAGCAACATGACAGTCCGAAACATTACCTGGTCGAATTTCAGAGCTGAAGGACCATCTTCCGCCCTGTTCCGGATCAACCCAATACAGAATTTGGATAATATCTCCATTAAAAATGTGTTCATTGAGACCTTCGAGCCTTCATCTCTCAATACTACCGATAGCTGGATGCCTGTGTGGTATGACATCAACAATGGAAAGCAGATCACGGTTACAGACTTTTCAATTGAGAGTTTCACAGTTGGAAATACGACTATCACCGCTAATAATGCCGCCAGTGTCGGACAAATTGACGGTGTGGATCCAGCTTATGCAGCGTCTGTTCATTATGAATAG
- a CDS encoding DUF2252 domain-containing protein (COG:S;~EggNog:ENOG410PU88;~InterPro:IPR018721,IPR011009;~PFAM:PF10009): MTVEQPSIEQRGEEILNVFGATFSDLLAADPTAFQVKFRKMAASTFAFYRGSACLFYHDLKQEQHDGPFLNDQTSRVWIHGDLHAENFGTYMNSQGRLIFNVNDFDEAYVGPFTWDLKRFAASIALIGYAKALSDKQITKLVRAYAAAYRERIHTLATSANQNEVPRFTLDTAEGPLLEALHSARTQNRIGLLDSMTEIVDFERRFTLGGGAVELDSATREKVAAAFYRYLETLPKSNKGRFESAYRIKDVVGRRGVGIGSAGLPSYNILLEGNSEALENDVVIYMKQSQAAAVSRHVTNSAASDYFHHEGHRTVISQRALQAHADPWLGWTEIDGAGQLVAEVSPYAVDLDWSDINDPEEMAMVVADLGRATAMMHGAGDDDSSHWELMPFSPEKAIHAAIAIDEGRFADLLVGFAHEYGAQARRDHHIFVDMFRNGCIPGLPTDVDCD, from the coding sequence ATGACAGTCGAACAGCCCTCCATCGAGCAGCGAGGCGAGGAGATCCTCAATGTCTTCGGCGCCACGTTCAGTGACCTTCTTGCAGCAGACCCTACCGCATTTCAGGTCAAGTTCCGCAAGATGGCGGCCTCGACGTTTGCCTTCTACCGCGGTAGCGCATGTCTCTTCTACCACGATCTAAAGCAGGAGCAGCATGATGGCCCATTCCTGAACGACCAAACCAGCCGGGTTTGGATTCATGGCGATCTACACGCAGAAAACTTCGGCACGTACATGAACTCCCAGGGCCGACTAATATTTAACGTCAACGACTTCGACGAGGCATATGTCGGCCCTTTCACCTGGGACCTTAAACGCTTCGCCGCTTCGATTGCCCTGATCGGATACGCGAAAGCCCTCAGCGACAAGCAGATCACCAAACTTGTCCGGGCGTACGCCGCGGCCTACCGTGAGCGTATTCACACCCTAGCCACTAGCGCCAATCAGAATGAGGTGCCTCGCTTTACTCTAGACACGGCCGAGGGCCCGCTGCTGGAAGCGTTGCACTCCGCTCGCACGCAGAATCGCATCGGGCTACTTGACTCGATGACCGAGATTGTTGACTTCGAGCGGCGCTTCACCCTGGGCGGCGGTGCAGTTGAGCTGGACTCTGCCACACGAGAGAAAGTTGCAGCTGCCTTCTATCGCTATCTGGAGACACTACCCAAGTCAAATAAGGGCCGCTTCGAGAGCGCCTACCGCATTAAAGACGTGGTGGGACGTCGTGGTGTCGGCATCGGCAGCGCAGGCCTCCCATCGTACAATATCCTACTTGAAGGCAACAGCGAAGCCCTGGAGAATGACGTGGTGATATACATGAAGCAGTCCCAAGCCGCAGCTGTCTCCCGACACGTCACAAACAGTGCGGCCTCCGACTACTTCCACCACGAGGGTCACCGAACAGTGATCTCGCAGCGCGCACTGCAAGCGCACGCAGACCCATGGCTCGGCTGGACCGAGATTGATGGTGCAGGCCAGCTCGTCGCAGAAGTTTCGCCGTACGCGGTGGATCTTGACTGGTCAGACATCAACGACCCGGAGGAGATGGCGATGGTGGTCGCCGACCTGGGTCGGGCCACCGCCATGATGCACGGGGCCGGAGACGACGACAGCAGCCACTGGGAACTAATGCCGTTTTCGCCCGAGAAGGCTATTCATGCGGCCATCGCGATTGATGAAGGCCGATTCGCGGACTTGCTTGTTGGATTTGCGCATGAGTATGGAGCCCAGGCCCGGCGTGACCACCACATCTTCGTGGACATGTTCCGCAATGGCTGCATCCCGGGCCTGCCTACTGATGTTGACTGTGATTAA
- a CDS encoding NAD-dependent succinate-semialdehyde dehydrogenase (COG:E;~EggNog:ENOG410PVMM;~InterPro:IPR015590,IPR029510,IPR016161,IPR016162, IPR016163;~PFAM:PF00171;~go_function: GO:0016491 - oxidoreductase activity [Evidence IEA];~go_function: GO:0016620 - oxidoreductase activity, acting on the aldehyde or oxo group of donors, NAD or NADP as acceptor [Evidence IEA];~go_process: GO:0055114 - oxidation-reduction process [Evidence IEA]) — MAPIASLSNLKRSDLFKQKGFIAELWVDSVSGSTFDVVNPATLEAIATLPEMNATDTAKAVTAAHEAFKSYKKTSARQRARWLRQWYALCMEHLEDLALILTLENGKPLAEAKGEVIYAASFLDWFAAEAERTHGEVVPAANLGQRILTIKEPIGVAACLVPWNFPIAMITRKVGAALAAGCTTVWKPAGETPFSALAQALLAQEAGFPKGTVNVVTTLNNVAEVGEALCKSKLIRKLSFTGSTRVGKILVEQSSANLTKLSLELGGNSPFIVFDDAKVETAVDAYATSRGASVLLGGASAKPNNLPGYFLQPTVLSGMSMESLTTTEEVFAPVVGLFPFKTEEEVIEKANDCDVGLGSFIVTESISRMWRVAESLEVGMVGVNLGMLSACESPFGGVKESGYGREGGRHGIDEYLTVKSILINVSS; from the exons ATGGCGCCGATTGCAAGTCTTTCGAATCTTAAGAGGTCTGATCTCTTCAAACAAAAGGGCTTCATCGCAGAATTATGGGTCGATTCCGTCAGTGGTTCTACCTTCGATGTCGTCAACCCGGCTACACTCGAGGCAATCGCCACTCTGCCGGAAATGAACGCCACTGACACTGCGAAAGCAGTGACTGCTGCTCACGAGGCATTCAAATCCTACAAGAAAACATCGGCACGACAGCGAGCTCGCTGGTTGCGGCAATGGTATGCTCTTTGTATGGAGCATCTTGAGGACTTGGCTCTCATTCTGACACTTGAAAACGGGAAACCGCTCGCAGAGGCAAAGGGTGAGGTGATTTATGCTGCATCGTTCCTCGACTGGTTTGCTGCAGAAGCTGAAAGGACGCACGGAGAGGTCGTGCCCGCCGCAAATCTCGGCCAGCGAATCCTGACTATTAAGGAGCCTATTGGGGTCGCAGCGTGTCTTGTACCATGGAACTTTCCCATTGCAATGATTACTCGCAAGGTCGGTGCGGCGTTGGCTGCGGGATGCACAACGGTCTGGAAGCCAGCTGGGGAGACGCCTTTCAGCGCCCTTGCCCAGGCTCTCTTGGCACAGGAGGCCGGTTTCCCAAAAGGCACTGTCAACGTGGTCACCACGCTGAACAATGTGGCAGAAGTTGGGGAGGCACTCTGCAAGTCCAAGCTCATCCGGAAACTCAGTTTTACCGGGTCGACTCGGGTTGGAAAGATTTTGGTTGAACAGAGCAGTGCCAATTTGACAAAACTTTCACTTGAGCTGGGTGGTAACAGTCCGTTCATCGTGTTCGACGACGCCAAGGTAGAAACCGCTGTTGACGCGT ACGCCACGAGTCGGGGTGCCTCCGTTCTTCTCGGAGGAGCGTCAGCGAAGCCCAATAACCTTCCGGGATATTTTCTCCAGCCAACTGTCTTGAGCGGCATGTCCATGGAGTCACTGACCACGACTGAGGAGGTTTTTGCACCTGTTGTCGGTCTTTTCCCTTTCAAAACTGAAGAGGAAGTAATTGAAAAGGCCAACGACTGCGATGTTGGTCTTGGCAGTTTCATCGTCACCGAATCAATATCACGAATGTGGAGAGTTGCAGAGAGCCTCGAGGTTGGTATGGTTGGTGTAAACCTGGGCATGCTAAGCGCCTGTGAGAGTCCATTTGGAG GCGTCAAGGAGTCCGGTTATGGACGCGAAGGAGGACGACATGGGATTGATGAGTACCTTACTGTTAAAAGTATTTTGATCAACGTATCGTCTTGA
- a CDS encoding uncharacterized protein (COG:S;~EggNog:ENOG410PGIZ;~TransMembrane:1 (o53-73i);~antiSMASH:Cluster_3.3), which produces MCSFTHPLVGPRLRGDRHRCQNKNSPPALIDINFLSTSPYSVQPSIMESNTSVLVYITPLLLAYPLLTSLLRFRRHHNLHERYHFPTRESFSHMTDDQAWEIQKVLAQLEFPFIYIKALQFALFRTYGIPSISTVLTKTTQFSHPATSLKRYSDTSALIQEYIAHSPSSSRAYTSLARTRFLHAAYRASGTIREDDMLYTLGLFAIQPIRFIEKFEWRDLSDLEKCAIGTFWKSVGDALAITYDALPSGGPNGKGFKDGLHWLEEITAWSDAYEERCMVPHIKNRETADQTTAVLVYMLPRSLHHVGLKFVSFMMDERLRRAMLYDAPPPLYATVFSALLNTRRFILRYLTPPRPYFMRYMSLTETPDEDNRIFMTQWDAAPYYVKPSLWNRWSPTAWVTWMLGRPLPGDEGERYYPRGYRIEDVGPRYFEGKGGKSMAEFVEELKMARTGGCPFH; this is translated from the exons ATGTGTTCTTTTACACACCCTCTGGTTGGTCCTCGGCTGCGGGGAGATCGACACAGGTGTCAAAACAAAAACTCCCCCCCCGCTCTGATTGATATAAACTTCCTCTCAACTTCTCCGTACTCTGTCCAACCGTCCATAATGGAGTCCAATACATCGGTTCTCGTATACATcactcccctcctcctcgcctACCCCCTCCTCACCTCCCTCCTTCGCTTCCGCCGACACCACAACCTCCACGAGCGCTACCACTTCCCAACCCGCGAGTCCTTCTCGCACATGACAGACGACCAAGCCTGGGAGATCCAGAAAGTCCTCGCGCAGTTGGAGTTTCCGTTCATCTATATCAAGGCGCTTCAGTTTGCGCTGTTTAGG ACATACGGCATCCCCAGCATCTCAACCGTTCTCACAAAAACAACCCAATTCTCTCACCCCGCCACCTCCCTAAAGCGCTACTCTGACACCTCCGCACTAATCCAAGAGTACATCGCGCACTCACCCTCCTCGTCCCGCGCATACACATCCCTCGCGCGAACACGCTTCTTACACGCCGCGTACCGCGCCTCGGGGACCATCCGCGAAGATGACATGCTCTACACACTAGGCCTGTTCGCGATCCAGCCGATCCGCTTCATCGAGAAATTCGAATGGAGGGATTTGAGCGATTTAGAGAAATGCGCGATCGGGACGTTCTGGAAGAGCGTTGGGGATGCACTCGCCATAACCTACGATGCCTTACCTTCCGGTGGCCCAAACGGGAAGGGGTTTAAAGATGGTCTGCACTGGCTCGAGGAAATCACCGCCTGGAGCGATGCGTACGAAGAACGGTGCATGGTCCCCCATATCAAGAACAGGGAAACAGCGGATCAGACTACAGCGGTGTTGGTGTATATGTTGCCGCGGAGTTTGCACCATGTGGGTCTGAAGTTCGTCTCGTTTATGATGGATGAGCGGCTGCGGAGGGCGATGTTGTATGATGCTCCGCCACCACTCTATGCTACGGTCTTCTCTGCGCTTTTGAATACGCGGCGGTTTATTCTTCGCTACTTAACACCTCCGCGGCCATATTTCATGCGCTACATGTCTCTTACTGAAACGCCGGATGAGGATAACCGGATCTTTATGACGCAGTGGGATGCTGCGCCGTATTATGTTAAGCCGTCGCTCTGGAATAGATGGAGTCCAACTGCTTGGGTTACTTGGATGCTTGGACGGCCTTTGCCTGGGGACGAGGGGGAGAGGTATTATCCCCGTGGGTATCGAATTGAGGATGTTGGGCCGAGGTATTTCGAGGGAAAGGGTGGGAAGTCCATGGCGGAGTTTGTGGAGGAGTTAAAGATGGCGAGGACTGGGGGGTGTCCGTTTCATTAA
- a CDS encoding alcohol dehydrogenase family protein (COG:Q;~EggNog:ENOG410PG9N;~InterPro:IPR013154,IPR013149,IPR002328,IPR036291, IPR011032;~PFAM:PF00107,PF08240;~TransMembrane:2 (o151-170i182-203o);~go_function: GO:0008270 - zinc ion binding [Evidence IEA];~go_function: GO:0016491 - oxidoreductase activity [Evidence IEA];~go_process: GO:0055114 - oxidation-reduction process [Evidence IEA]), protein MPPATMRAVVLKGPYEVSVEDRPYPSIREPTDAILKVSSTALCGSDLHFYRGHLKCPVGFVCGHEFVGTVVEKGEAVQDFALGDQVVVPFFTACQECYYCLRGQASRCAKGELFGNSTPANTIDGGQAEYVRVPLAQTTCVRTPKGVPEDLLVLMADIFPTGYFAASRFLKNLERRDREEYTTVVIGCGPVGLCIIACALSMVKTVYAIDSVPERLAEAQKLGAIPINLNDDPLGKVKAASGDRGADVVIEVVGHTDAFMLAFDMIRPWGQISSVGIHTEQISLNGLMCYGKNVTMAFGRCPVRSVFDEALKLFQEIYPKVAFLGGKTMALEDAPQAYKDFEARKTNKIVFKMGA, encoded by the exons ATGCCTCCTGCAACTATGCGTGCCGTAGTCCTGAAAGGGCCCTACGAG GTTTCCGTTGAAGATCGACCGTATCCTAGCATCCGGGAGCCAACTGATGCCATTTTAAAGGTGTCGTCCACAGCACTATGT GGTTCTGATTTGCACTTCTATCGCGGTCACTTGAAATGTCCCGTCGGTTTTGTGTGTGGCCATGAGTTTGTTGGTACTGTTGTCGAAAAGGGAGAAGCTGTTCAGGACTTCGCTCTCGGGGACCAGGTTGTTGTTCCATTTTTTACCGCCTGTCAGGAGTGCTATTACTGCTTGCGCGGTCAAGCAAGTCGATGCGCAAAGGGGGAGCTTTTTGGGAACTCGACACCAGCCAATACAATCGATGGTGGGCAAGCTGAATACGTCAGGGTACCCTTAGCACAGACGACCTGTGTTAGGACACCTAAAG GCGTTCCCGAGGACCTTCTTGTTCTCATGGCAGATATCTTTCCAACCGGATATTTCGCTGCGTCACGCTTCTTGAAGAATCTTGAACGGCGCGATCGAGAGGAGTACACTACTGTAGTCATCGGCTGCGGCCCCGTGGGTCTCTGTATAATCGCGTGTGCGCTCAGCATGGTCAAAACCGTGTACGCAATCGACTCTGTTCCAGAGCGACTTGCGGAAGCCCAGAAGCTAGGCGCTATCCCAATCAACTTGAATGATGATCCCCTGGGCAAGGTGAAAGCAGCTTCCGGGGATCGTGGGGCAGATGTGGTTATAGAGGTTGTTGGACATACGGATGCTTTCATGCTCGCTTTCGATATGATCAGACCGTGGGGCCAGATCAGTTCCGTCGGTATCCATACAGAGCAAATTTCTTTGAATGGTCTGATGTGTTATGGTAAGAACGTCACCATGGCCTTTGGGAGATGTCCTGTGCGCAGTGTCTTTGACGAGGCATTGAAGCTGTTCCAGGAGATTTATCCTAAGGTCGCCTTCTTGGGTGGCAAGACGATGGCACTTGAGGATGCACCCCAGGCGTATAAGGACTTCGAAGCACGGAAAACTAATAAGATAGTTTTCAAGATGGGCGCTTAG